A single window of Pseudoduganella plicata DNA harbors:
- the nhaA gene encoding Na+/H+ antiporter NhaA, producing MPNILSRTFKEFAESSKAGGIVLIACTLASLALANSPLGPAYLGFWHQTVAGLSVEHWINDALMAVFFLLIGLELERELYSGELADMRRALLPMLAAAGGIAVPALIHYSLNGGSATQAGIGIPMATDIAFALGVLALLGSGVPATLKIFLTALAVMDDLGAIAVIAVFYTADLSFPYLLGALAVFAALLAMNRLLRVMALLPYVLGGVLMWFLMLKSGVHATIAGVLLAFAIPYSVKDEDAGSPSHRLEHMLHKPVAFLILPLFALANTGIAIGAGWAMELLTANSLGIFLGLVAGKPVGIFLFSFGAVAAGLCRLPPGLGWRHVAGVGLLGGIGFTMSIFITNLAFTGQPETIDASKMAILAATVTAGVLGFLWLKWLGAPRADSPAGARIPS from the coding sequence ATGCCCAATATCCTGTCCCGTACCTTCAAAGAATTTGCCGAATCGAGCAAGGCCGGAGGCATCGTCCTCATCGCGTGCACGCTCGCCTCCCTCGCCCTCGCCAACTCGCCATTGGGACCCGCCTATCTGGGCTTCTGGCACCAGACCGTCGCTGGGCTCAGTGTCGAGCACTGGATCAACGACGCGCTGATGGCCGTGTTCTTCCTGCTGATCGGGCTTGAACTGGAACGTGAGCTGTACAGCGGCGAGTTGGCCGACATGCGCCGTGCTCTTTTGCCGATGCTTGCAGCGGCGGGCGGCATCGCCGTCCCCGCACTGATCCACTACAGCCTGAACGGGGGCAGCGCCACCCAGGCCGGCATCGGCATCCCGATGGCCACGGACATCGCCTTCGCCCTGGGCGTGCTGGCGCTGCTGGGCAGCGGCGTGCCGGCCACGCTGAAGATTTTCCTGACCGCGCTGGCCGTCATGGACGACCTGGGCGCGATCGCCGTCATCGCCGTGTTCTACACGGCCGACCTGTCTTTCCCGTACCTGCTTGGCGCCCTGGCAGTGTTTGCCGCGCTGCTGGCGATGAACCGGCTGCTGCGCGTGATGGCGCTGCTGCCTTATGTGCTGGGTGGTGTGCTGATGTGGTTCCTGATGCTGAAGTCGGGCGTGCACGCCACCATCGCGGGCGTGTTGCTGGCCTTTGCGATTCCGTATTCCGTGAAGGACGAGGATGCCGGCTCGCCGTCGCACCGGCTTGAACACATGCTGCACAAGCCCGTCGCGTTCCTCATCCTGCCGCTGTTCGCATTGGCCAATACGGGCATCGCGATCGGTGCCGGCTGGGCGATGGAACTGCTGACGGCGAACAGCCTGGGGATCTTCCTCGGTCTGGTGGCCGGCAAGCCGGTCGGGATTTTCCTGTTCAGTTTCGGGGCGGTGGCGGCGGGGCTGTGCCGCCTGCCGCCGGGCCTGGGCTGGCGGCACGTTGCCGGGGTGGGACTCCTGGGCGGGATCGGGTTCACCATGTCGATCTTCATCACCAACCTGGCGTTCACGGGCCAGCCGGAGACGATCGATGCGTCGAAGATGGCGATCCTGGCCGCAACGGTCACCGCCGGGGTGCTGGGCTTCCTGTGGCTGAAATGGCTGGGTGCGCCGCGTGCAGACAGCCCGGCAGGCGCGAGGATCCCGTCCTAG
- a CDS encoding MBL fold metallo-hydrolase: protein MTAAIQAYFDAATSTVTYVVHDGTTCAVIDPVLDFDPKSGRTDTASADSVIAYVREHGLLTAWLLETHAHADHLSAAPYLREQLGGRIGIGAQIHAVQKSFAHVFGAPPRQAAFDHLFAPDETFAIGTLTASALHVPGHTPADMAYRIENAVFVGDTLFMPDVGTARCDFPGGSATTLYRSIRRLLDLPPETRLFMCHDYPPAGRGPAWETTVAEQRAANVHVRDGVTEEQFVAMRTARDATLAMPTLILPAIQVNLNAGELPAPEDNGVRYLKIPIDRF, encoded by the coding sequence ATGACCGCCGCCATCCAGGCTTATTTCGACGCCGCCACGTCCACCGTCACCTACGTCGTCCATGACGGCACTACCTGCGCCGTCATCGACCCGGTACTCGACTTCGACCCGAAGTCGGGCCGCACGGACACGGCATCGGCCGACAGCGTGATCGCCTACGTGCGCGAGCACGGCCTGCTGACGGCCTGGCTGCTGGAGACGCACGCCCATGCCGACCACCTGTCGGCCGCGCCCTACCTGCGCGAGCAGCTGGGCGGCCGGATCGGCATCGGCGCGCAGATCCACGCGGTGCAGAAAAGCTTTGCGCACGTCTTCGGCGCGCCACCCCGGCAGGCCGCGTTCGACCACCTGTTCGCCCCCGACGAGACCTTCGCCATCGGCACCTTGACGGCCAGCGCGCTGCACGTGCCGGGCCATACACCGGCCGACATGGCGTACCGCATCGAAAACGCGGTGTTCGTTGGCGACACGCTGTTCATGCCGGACGTGGGCACGGCGCGCTGCGACTTCCCCGGCGGCAGCGCGACGACGCTGTACCGCTCGATCCGCCGCCTGCTCGACCTGCCGCCGGAGACACGCCTGTTCATGTGCCACGACTACCCGCCCGCCGGGCGCGGGCCGGCCTGGGAGACGACGGTGGCCGAGCAACGCGCCGCCAACGTCCACGTGCGCGACGGCGTCACTGAGGAACAGTTCGTGGCGATGCGCACCGCGCGCGACGCCACGCTGGCCATGCCGACCCTGATCCTGCCCGCCATCCAGGTCAACCTGAACGCGGGCGAATTGCCGGCGCCGGAGGACAACGGCGTGCGCTACCTGAAGATCCCGATCGACAGATTCTAG
- a CDS encoding TolC family protein produces the protein MNIKPSQRLLGVTGLALALAGCASFSPDGGMNAVSDIARAKAGAPARMLRSDTDRHALDELLKARLAQPLSADDAVAIALLNNRRLQSTYWELGVAEADLVQAGRLQNPSFGYKHTRGGGDVSIERALTFNLVSLITAPLASRIEGRQFEATKLRVAAEAVQVAADTRRAWVEAVAATQGVGYAKQVALAADAGADLAQRMRNAGNWSAYDQAREQAFYAEAMADVARATKAATAAREQLTRMLGLWGEKAQYRLPERLPDLPAAPRELADVEQTAVRERLDVRAATLASQQTAASLGLTRATRFINVLELGGTRESNGDEPKERGYEVTLEIPLFDWGGARTARAEAVYMQAVNQLAATATDARSEARESYFAYRTAYDLAKHYRDVVIPLRKKLSDETLLRYNGMLVSVFELLADAREQRGTVNAAIEAQKDFWLADSNLETALGGKLPATQHNGEHQ, from the coding sequence ATGAACATTAAGCCATCACAGCGCCTGTTGGGCGTCACGGGACTGGCATTGGCGCTGGCCGGCTGCGCCTCGTTCTCACCGGATGGCGGGATGAACGCCGTCAGCGACATCGCCCGGGCCAAGGCCGGCGCGCCTGCGCGGATGCTGCGCAGCGACACCGACCGGCATGCGCTGGACGAGCTGCTGAAGGCGCGGCTGGCGCAGCCGCTGTCGGCGGACGATGCCGTCGCCATCGCGCTGCTGAACAACCGCCGCCTGCAGTCGACCTACTGGGAGCTCGGCGTGGCCGAAGCCGACCTGGTCCAGGCGGGCCGGCTGCAGAACCCCTCGTTCGGCTACAAGCACACGCGCGGCGGCGGCGATGTGTCGATCGAGCGCGCGCTGACGTTCAACCTCGTCAGCCTGATCACGGCGCCGCTGGCTTCCCGCATCGAAGGCCGGCAATTCGAGGCGACGAAGCTGCGCGTCGCCGCCGAAGCCGTGCAGGTGGCCGCCGACACGCGCCGGGCGTGGGTCGAGGCCGTGGCCGCGACGCAGGGCGTCGGCTATGCAAAACAGGTCGCGCTGGCGGCCGACGCCGGCGCCGATCTGGCGCAGCGCATGCGCAATGCCGGTAACTGGAGCGCCTACGACCAGGCCCGCGAACAGGCGTTCTATGCCGAAGCGATGGCCGATGTGGCCCGTGCCACCAAGGCGGCAACCGCGGCGCGCGAACAGCTGACCCGGATGCTGGGACTGTGGGGCGAGAAGGCCCAATACCGCCTGCCGGAGCGCCTGCCGGACCTGCCGGCCGCGCCGCGCGAGCTGGCGGACGTGGAGCAAACAGCCGTGCGCGAGCGGCTCGACGTGCGCGCCGCCACGCTGGCGTCGCAGCAGACGGCAGCGTCGCTCGGCCTGACGCGTGCAACGCGTTTCATCAATGTGCTGGAACTGGGCGGGACGCGCGAGTCCAATGGAGACGAGCCGAAGGAGCGGGGCTATGAAGTGACGCTGGAGATTCCCCTGTTCGACTGGGGCGGCGCGCGCACGGCGCGGGCCGAAGCCGTGTACATGCAGGCCGTCAACCAGCTGGCCGCGACGGCGACGGATGCCCGCAGCGAGGCGCGCGAGAGCTACTTTGCCTACCGCACGGCCTACGACCTGGCGAAGCACTATCGCGACGTCGTCATCCCGCTGCGCAAGAAGCTCTCCGACGAGACCCTGCTGCGCTACAACGGCATGCTGGTCAGCGTATTCGAATTGCTCGCGGATGCGCGCGAGCAGCGTGGCACCGTCAACGCGGCGATCGAAGCGCAGAAGGATTTCTGGCTGGCGGACAGCAACCTCGAGACGGCACTGGGCGGCAAGCTGCCCGCGACACAGCATAACGGAGAACACCAATGA
- a CDS encoding voltage-gated chloride channel family protein, translated as MKTLPEPLAALPYLVKWSLLASLVALLAGSASALFLFSLDAATGYRLAHPAIVWLLPLAGFAVGWVYWRFGRAVEAGNNLLIDEIHDPATVVPLRMAPLVLAGTVISHLFGASVGREGTAVQMGGTLADQLSRLPRMGPVDRRILLMAGISAGFASVFGTPLAGAVFGLEVLVIGRMRYDAIFPCVAAAVLADQVGLAWGVHHTHYAIGTVPAVTAWGVAAIAVAGIVFGVAGMAFATATHRLSAAMKHWIGYPPLRPLIGGAVVAIAVWAIGTQRYVGLGIPVILEAFAHPVAVYDWLGKFAFTVVSLGTGFKGGEVTPLFYIGATLGNALAPLLHLPFAMMAGVGFVAVFAGAANTPLASTVMALELFGPAIGPYAALACVVAYLCSGHCGIYRAQRVAGRKIGIDKPT; from the coding sequence ATGAAAACCCTGCCCGAACCCCTGGCGGCGCTGCCGTATCTCGTTAAATGGAGCCTGCTGGCCTCCCTTGTCGCGCTGCTGGCCGGTAGCGCCTCCGCGCTGTTCCTGTTCTCCCTCGATGCGGCCACCGGTTATCGTCTGGCCCATCCCGCCATCGTCTGGCTGCTGCCGCTGGCCGGCTTCGCCGTGGGCTGGGTCTACTGGCGCTTCGGCCGCGCGGTGGAGGCGGGGAACAACCTGCTGATCGACGAGATCCACGATCCGGCCACGGTCGTTCCGCTGCGTATGGCGCCGCTGGTGCTGGCAGGGACGGTGATCTCGCATCTGTTCGGCGCGTCCGTCGGGCGCGAGGGCACGGCCGTGCAGATGGGCGGCACGCTGGCGGACCAGCTGTCACGCCTGCCGCGCATGGGCCCCGTGGACCGGCGCATCCTGCTGATGGCGGGCATCAGCGCCGGTTTCGCTTCCGTGTTCGGCACGCCGCTGGCCGGGGCCGTGTTCGGCCTGGAAGTGCTCGTGATCGGGCGCATGCGCTATGACGCCATCTTCCCTTGCGTGGCCGCCGCCGTCCTGGCCGACCAGGTGGGCCTGGCCTGGGGCGTGCATCACACGCATTACGCCATCGGCACCGTGCCGGCCGTGACGGCGTGGGGCGTGGCTGCCATTGCTGTCGCGGGGATTGTCTTCGGCGTGGCCGGCATGGCATTCGCCACGGCCACACACCGGCTGTCCGCTGCGATGAAACACTGGATCGGCTATCCGCCGCTGCGACCGCTGATCGGGGGCGCCGTCGTCGCGATCGCCGTCTGGGCCATCGGCACGCAGCGCTATGTGGGCCTTGGTATTCCGGTGATCCTGGAGGCGTTTGCGCATCCCGTTGCGGTGTACGACTGGCTCGGCAAATTCGCCTTTACCGTGGTGTCGCTGGGGACGGGGTTCAAGGGCGGCGAGGTGACGCCGCTGTTCTACATCGGCGCCACGCTGGGCAATGCACTGGCGCCGCTGCTGCATCTGCCGTTCGCCATGATGGCAGGTGTCGGCTTTGTCGCCGTGTTCGCCGGCGCCGCCAATACGCCGCTGGCATCCACCGTGATGGCCCTTGAACTGTTCGGTCCCGCCATCGGGCCCTACGCGGCACTGGCGTGCGTGGTGGCCTATCTGTGCTCTGGGCACTGCGGCATTTACCGGGCCCAGCGGGTTGCAGGCCGGAAGATCGGCATCGACAAGCCCACTTAA
- a CDS encoding pectate lyase family protein — protein sequence MTSKKLILAGAVALLSSASAAQAADWPSGYSKCADQGGTCKAGSSPRPVSFGSKDQFVVKTLSGNVACTTATFGTDPNPRQTKKCAVGPVGSTTPTPTPTPTPTPAPQAAAEASTEAAPSTGWASRNGGTTGGKAAPSTAVYKVSSPSQLLAALKAQGDNPKIIKLYGTIDMAAADNGGPFKSTSDQALRSQIKVGSNSTLIGTGSDTRLVNGTISISGVQNVIVRNLTIVNPCDVSPVWDPNDGSSGNWNSEFDSVVISKSKNVWVDHNVFTDAPITDDTLPVANGKVKQCHDGALDVKNGSDYVTVSNNRFELHTKNNLIGSSDSTTSDAGHLTVTFNNNHFLNVSERAPRVRFGMVHIYNNYFEGSRSHKVYPHHYSIGVGYQAKIISQNNAFDIAGASTCTQVLNNPGSSSKTGAIVDTGSLINGAALDAANKCSFSSAVGWTVPYSVTPLSASAVQAAVLGNAGTGKLTVR from the coding sequence TTGACATCGAAAAAGTTGATTCTGGCAGGTGCCGTCGCACTGCTGTCCTCCGCAAGCGCGGCGCAGGCAGCCGACTGGCCGTCCGGCTATTCCAAGTGCGCAGACCAGGGTGGTACCTGCAAGGCAGGCAGCAGCCCGCGCCCGGTATCGTTCGGCAGCAAGGACCAGTTCGTCGTGAAGACGCTGTCCGGCAATGTCGCCTGCACGACCGCGACGTTCGGTACCGATCCGAACCCGCGCCAGACCAAGAAGTGCGCCGTCGGACCGGTAGGCAGCACGACCCCGACCCCGACCCCGACCCCGACGCCGACGCCTGCGCCGCAGGCGGCCGCGGAAGCCAGCACGGAAGCCGCCCCATCGACGGGTTGGGCCAGCCGTAACGGCGGCACCACGGGCGGCAAGGCTGCGCCATCGACGGCCGTCTACAAGGTCAGCTCGCCTTCCCAACTGCTGGCTGCGCTGAAGGCGCAGGGCGATAACCCGAAAATTATCAAGCTGTACGGCACGATCGACATGGCGGCGGCCGATAACGGCGGCCCGTTCAAGAGCACCAGCGACCAGGCCCTGCGCAGCCAGATCAAGGTGGGCAGCAACAGCACGCTGATCGGCACGGGCAGCGACACGCGTCTCGTCAACGGCACCATTTCGATTTCGGGCGTACAGAACGTCATCGTGCGCAACCTGACCATCGTCAACCCTTGCGACGTCAGCCCGGTCTGGGACCCGAATGACGGCAGCTCGGGCAACTGGAACTCGGAGTTCGACAGCGTCGTCATCAGCAAGTCGAAAAACGTCTGGGTCGATCACAACGTCTTCACCGACGCGCCGATCACCGACGACACGCTGCCCGTCGCCAACGGCAAGGTCAAGCAGTGCCACGACGGCGCGCTGGACGTCAAGAACGGCTCGGACTACGTCACCGTATCGAACAACCGTTTCGAGCTGCACACGAAGAACAACCTGATCGGCTCTTCCGACAGCACGACCAGCGATGCCGGCCACCTGACCGTCACGTTCAACAATAACCACTTCCTGAACGTATCGGAACGGGCGCCGCGCGTGCGTTTCGGCATGGTGCACATCTACAACAACTACTTCGAAGGCAGCCGCTCGCACAAGGTCTACCCGCATCACTACAGCATCGGCGTCGGCTACCAGGCCAAGATCATTTCGCAGAACAACGCGTTCGATATCGCCGGCGCGTCCACCTGCACGCAGGTCCTGAACAACCCGGGTTCTTCCAGCAAGACGGGCGCGATCGTCGATACGGGGTCGCTGATCAACGGCGCGGCGCTGGACGCAGCCAACAAGTGCAGCTTCAGCTCGGCCGTGGGCTGGACCGTGCCTTACTCGGTGACTCCGCTGTCCGCTTCGGCCGTCCAGGCTGCCGTACTGGGCAATGCCGGCACCGGCAAGCTGACGGTGCGTTAA
- a CDS encoding TonB-dependent receptor plug domain-containing protein yields MSITRKLLAVSIAAIGQQAFAAGAPEAPAADPGIAEQSVVVVTASLRNHTAASAPAFTTIVTEEDIARSPVNSLPDLLRDTVGVNNMTDSTGRDEIQIRGLGGKYTLMLVNGKRVSSGGALWRGGDFDFSSIALSSIKRVEIVRGPMAALYGSDAIGGVVNIITKAPTREWKGSVSGEYRVVQPGDEGDQYRVGASIAGALNDTFGLSLSGEYYDRDPWYAISASDTTRPARLEEKRAANVAGTLSVKLAENQSLDIDASLNRDHRPRALFYYDYNAEWDWTTRDYREQEIERGTIGATHKADWGWGNTTAFITREHARIDDFNSRYDAPQQRVLYEDNTYAKAYANVTRGIHAVTAGIDLRRQVIKDNATYRDSGRISTDSKAVFLEDELTLTPALHLTLAGRVDDSNTFGSHFSPKSYLVWQGANGLTVKGGISRAFKAPEAYQLSTEYRTVSCGGKCSLSGNPDLTPETSTNYEAGFEIHRAGWDFTAVVFKNDVDDMIVATYDPAGPSRAWVNVAKARTRGIELQGEARLSPAFSISANMTHLNADYIDETGKEAKLDNRPENVAMASLNWKIDERFSTALSAHYTGKQYYLTKDLPGYTRTDLSFAAKVNKQLTIRAGVKNLTDVDLEKKSRDFDFFELGRNYYVSATYNF; encoded by the coding sequence ATGTCCATAACAAGAAAGCTGTTAGCAGTCAGTATCGCCGCCATCGGCCAGCAGGCATTTGCCGCCGGGGCACCGGAGGCGCCCGCGGCCGACCCCGGCATCGCCGAACAATCCGTCGTCGTCGTCACCGCGTCGCTGCGCAATCACACGGCCGCTTCGGCGCCCGCGTTCACGACCATTGTCACGGAAGAAGACATCGCCAGGTCCCCCGTCAACAGCCTGCCGGACCTGCTGCGCGACACGGTCGGCGTCAACAACATGACGGACAGCACGGGGCGCGACGAGATCCAGATCCGCGGCCTGGGTGGCAAATACACGCTGATGCTGGTGAACGGCAAGCGCGTGTCCTCGGGCGGCGCACTGTGGCGCGGTGGCGACTTCGACTTCAGCTCCATCGCGCTGTCCTCGATCAAGCGCGTCGAGATCGTGCGCGGCCCGATGGCGGCGCTGTACGGCTCGGACGCCATCGGCGGCGTCGTCAACATCATCACCAAGGCTCCCACACGCGAATGGAAGGGCAGCGTCAGCGGCGAGTACCGCGTCGTGCAGCCGGGCGACGAGGGCGACCAGTATCGCGTGGGCGCATCGATCGCCGGCGCGCTGAACGATACGTTCGGGCTGTCGCTGTCCGGCGAATACTACGACCGCGATCCGTGGTATGCCATTTCCGCTTCGGATACCACGCGGCCCGCGCGACTGGAAGAGAAGCGCGCGGCCAACGTGGCCGGCACGCTGTCCGTCAAGCTGGCGGAAAACCAGTCGCTCGACATCGACGCGAGCCTGAACCGCGACCACCGTCCGCGCGCGCTGTTCTACTACGACTACAATGCCGAATGGGACTGGACGACGCGCGACTACCGCGAACAGGAGATCGAGCGCGGCACCATCGGCGCGACGCACAAGGCCGACTGGGGCTGGGGTAATACGACGGCGTTCATCACGCGCGAACACGCCCGCATCGACGACTTCAACAGCCGCTATGACGCGCCGCAGCAGCGCGTCCTGTACGAGGACAATACGTACGCGAAAGCCTACGCCAACGTCACGCGAGGCATCCATGCCGTGACGGCCGGTATCGACCTGCGCCGCCAGGTCATCAAGGACAATGCCACCTACCGCGATTCGGGTCGCATCAGCACCGACAGCAAGGCCGTGTTCCTGGAAGACGAACTGACGCTGACGCCGGCCCTGCACCTGACGCTGGCCGGGCGCGTGGACGACAGCAATACCTTCGGCAGCCATTTCTCGCCGAAGAGCTACCTGGTCTGGCAGGGCGCGAACGGCCTGACGGTCAAGGGCGGCATCAGCCGCGCATTCAAGGCGCCGGAAGCGTACCAGCTCAGCACCGAGTACCGCACCGTCAGCTGCGGCGGCAAATGTTCTCTGTCCGGCAATCCGGACCTGACGCCCGAGACCAGCACGAACTATGAAGCGGGTTTCGAGATCCATCGCGCCGGCTGGGACTTCACGGCGGTCGTCTTCAAGAACGACGTGGACGACATGATCGTCGCCACCTACGATCCGGCCGGCCCGTCGCGCGCCTGGGTCAACGTGGCCAAGGCCAGGACGCGCGGCATCGAGCTGCAGGGCGAGGCGCGGCTGTCGCCGGCATTTTCCATCAGCGCCAACATGACGCACCTGAATGCCGACTACATCGACGAGACGGGCAAGGAGGCGAAACTGGACAACCGTCCCGAAAACGTCGCCATGGCGAGCCTGAACTGGAAGATCGACGAGCGCTTCAGCACCGCGCTGTCGGCGCACTACACGGGCAAGCAGTATTACCTGACCAAGGACCTGCCGGGCTACACGCGCACCGACCTGTCGTTCGCCGCCAAGGTGAACAAGCAGCTCACCATCCGCGCGGGCGTGAAAAACCTGACGGACGTGGACCTGGAGAAGAAAAGCCGCGACTTCGACTTCTTCGAGCTGGGTCGCAATTACTACGTCAGCGCGACCTACAACTTCTGA
- a CDS encoding AMP-binding protein: MIAFTPWPEDDAQRYRAAGCWIDLPMTDILERQCRESAGSSADGIAVICGERAITYRELDAQSTRLAAALARRGLTKDDTALVQLPNVAEFYIVFFALLKIGVAPVNALFSHQRLELTAYAQQLQPKLVIGAASHPLFADSAFADVLRALVPDLAHLLVLGAGLEEVLAEEGLVPAFAPSAAGEPAFAPSAAGEVAFFQLSGGSTGTRS; this comes from the coding sequence ATGATCGCGTTCACGCCCTGGCCGGAGGACGATGCGCAGCGCTACCGCGCGGCGGGCTGCTGGATCGACCTGCCGATGACGGACATCCTGGAGCGCCAGTGCCGCGAAAGTGCGGGTAGCAGCGCGGACGGGATTGCCGTGATCTGCGGCGAGCGCGCCATCACCTATCGCGAGCTGGACGCGCAGTCGACGCGCCTGGCCGCGGCGCTGGCACGGCGCGGCCTGACTAAGGACGACACCGCGCTGGTGCAGTTGCCGAACGTGGCCGAGTTCTACATTGTCTTCTTCGCGCTGCTGAAGATCGGTGTCGCACCTGTCAACGCGCTGTTCAGCCATCAGCGCCTGGAACTGACGGCCTATGCGCAGCAGCTGCAACCGAAGCTGGTCATCGGGGCGGCCAGCCATCCGCTGTTCGCCGACAGCGCTTTTGCCGATGTGCTGCGCGCCCTGGTGCCGGACCTGGCGCACTTGCTGGTGCTGGGCGCCGGCCTGGAAGAGGTGTTGGCCGAGGAAGGCCTGGTGCCGGCGTTCGCGCCGTCCGCCGCGGGCGAGCCGGCGTTCGCGCCGTCCGCCGCGGGCGAGGTGGCGTTCTTCCAGCTCTCCGGCGGCAGCACGGGTACCCGAAGCTGA
- a CDS encoding AMP-binding enzyme, whose product MENLLLRHPGVLQAALISVPHPLLGEMSCACIVPRDGEDVLRPPLLRQYLREQGVAEFKLPDRFRMLPTLPLTAVGKTDKVALRAQTTIQ is encoded by the coding sequence GTGGAGAACCTGCTGCTGCGCCATCCTGGCGTGCTGCAGGCGGCGCTGATCTCGGTGCCGCATCCGCTGCTGGGCGAAATGAGCTGCGCCTGCATCGTACCGCGCGACGGCGAGGACGTCCTGCGCCCGCCACTGCTGCGCCAGTACCTGCGCGAGCAGGGCGTGGCCGAATTCAAGCTACCCGACCGCTTCCGCATGCTGCCCACGCTGCCGCTGACGGCGGTCGGCAAGACCGACAAGGTGGCGCTGCGCGCGCAGACCACGATCCAATAG
- a CDS encoding isochorismatase family protein: MAIPSISSYPLPGELPANRVQWHIDPTRAVLLVHDMQDYFLRFYGADSPLLTTLIDHIARLRAWADKAGVPVVYTAQPTEQSSAERALLNDMWGPGLTTADPALQHVTAALTPAPHDTVLVKWRYSAFQRSNLQDLMRQWGRDQLVITGVYAHIGCMTTALDAFMRDIQAFMVADAVADFSEREHRMALDYVTGRCGAVVATAQVLAAGTPVDISWLRARLAPALDDNGYGPDDNLMDYGLDSLEVMNLVAELDRLGIKLSFEELAVTPTLNAWQTLLERRQAA, encoded by the coding sequence ATGGCGATACCTTCGATTTCCTCCTACCCGCTCCCAGGCGAACTGCCGGCCAACCGCGTGCAATGGCACATCGATCCGACGCGCGCCGTGCTGCTGGTGCACGACATGCAGGATTATTTTCTGCGCTTCTACGGTGCCGACAGCCCGCTCCTGACGACCCTGATCGACCATATCGCCCGCCTGCGGGCATGGGCGGACAAGGCCGGCGTGCCCGTCGTCTACACGGCGCAGCCCACCGAGCAAAGTTCGGCCGAGCGCGCGCTGCTGAACGACATGTGGGGTCCTGGCCTGACCACCGCCGATCCGGCGCTGCAGCACGTAACCGCCGCGCTGACGCCGGCGCCGCACGACACGGTGCTGGTCAAATGGCGCTACAGCGCGTTCCAGCGCTCCAACCTGCAGGACCTGATGCGGCAGTGGGGCCGCGACCAGCTGGTCATCACGGGTGTCTACGCCCACATCGGCTGCATGACGACGGCGCTGGACGCTTTCATGCGCGACATCCAGGCATTCATGGTGGCCGACGCGGTGGCCGACTTCTCCGAGCGCGAGCACCGCATGGCGCTGGACTACGTAACCGGCCGCTGTGGCGCGGTGGTGGCGACGGCGCAGGTGCTGGCCGCGGGTACGCCGGTGGACATCTCCTGGCTGCGCGCGCGCCTGGCGCCGGCATTGGACGACAACGGCTATGGCCCGGACGACAACCTGATGGACTACGGCCTCGATTCGCTGGAGGTCATGAACCTCGTGGCGGAGCTGGACCGGTTGGGCATCAAGTTGTCGTTCGAGGAACTGGCCGTGACGCCGACGCTGAACGCGTGGCAAACGCTGCTCGAACGCAGGCAGGCGGCATAA
- the dhbA gene encoding 2,3-dihydro-2,3-dihydroxybenzoate dehydrogenase, with protein MMLADQKNLGAAASPRAPEPPALQFEGRQVWVTGAGRGIGHQIALAFRQLGARVTGIDRSFDREEAGPAGKRYPFRTVSMDITDRPRIATVCQQLLTEMPRVDVLVNAAGVLRLGTLDSTTVEDWQASFDINVSGVFYLMRELMPQFRAQGAGSIVNVASNAARVPRMNMLAYCASKSALVGMSHCAALELAQYGVRCNVVSPGSTDTPMLRSMLPDEAGMRRTIEGLPEQFKLGIPLRKIATAREVANTVLFLASDLASHITMQELVVDGGATLAA; from the coding sequence ATGATGCTCGCAGACCAGAAGAACCTGGGTGCGGCGGCCAGTCCGCGCGCGCCGGAGCCGCCCGCCTTGCAGTTCGAGGGCCGCCAGGTCTGGGTGACCGGCGCGGGCCGGGGCATCGGCCACCAGATCGCGCTGGCGTTCCGCCAGCTGGGCGCGCGCGTGACAGGCATCGACCGCAGTTTCGACCGCGAGGAGGCGGGACCTGCCGGCAAGCGCTATCCGTTCCGCACCGTCAGCATGGACATCACCGATCGCCCGCGCATCGCCACCGTCTGCCAGCAGTTGCTGACGGAAATGCCGCGTGTCGACGTGCTGGTGAACGCCGCCGGCGTGCTGCGTCTCGGCACGCTGGATTCGACCACGGTGGAGGACTGGCAGGCCAGCTTCGACATCAACGTCAGCGGCGTGTTCTACCTGATGCGCGAGCTGATGCCGCAGTTCCGCGCGCAGGGCGCCGGTTCGATCGTCAACGTGGCCTCGAATGCGGCGCGCGTACCGCGCATGAACATGCTGGCCTATTGCGCATCGAAATCGGCACTGGTGGGCATGAGCCACTGCGCCGCGCTGGAGCTAGCCCAGTACGGCGTGCGCTGCAACGTCGTCTCGCCCGGCTCCACCGACACGCCGATGCTGCGTTCCATGCTGCCGGACGAAGCGGGGATGCGGCGCACGATCGAAGGGCTGCCGGAGCAGTTCAAGCTGGGCATCCCGCTGCGCAAGATTGCCACGGCGCGCGAGGTGGCCAACACGGTGCTGTTCCTTGCCTCCGACCTGGCCAGCCACATCACGATGCAGGAGCTGGTCGTCGACGGCGGCGCCACGCTGGCAGCGTAG